The sequence GCCGTGTGTGAGTATATCCCTTACTGCTGGATGGGTAACAGAACGCTAGGCACGACAAGCGTTTACTATTCAAATATGCGTAAGGTTATCAAAGGGCTTAAGAATGAAGAACACAGAGAAATAGGGCTTAATCTCTTTGTAGCACCTCAAAGCGTGTACGAAACAGTACAGGCAAAGATTACTGATAATAAAAAAGAAGAGATACGGAATAAAAATACTTTTGAAAAAAAGTATATTGAAGACCTTATGAAAAAAATCAAAGATAAGATTTTATCTGATGATTTTTCAGACCACCCACGCCAAACAGACGAAGAGAGAGAAAAGGCATATTGGGCGTATGCGTATTTAACAATCGTTACAGGGAGAAGACAATCGGAGATCCTAAAGACTCTTAAAATCAAAAAGAAAAATAATGTATGGCAATACTGCGGTATCATTAAAGATCGCGAAGAAGACAAATGTATAGATGCCTATTCACTTGATGAAGACTATGAGTTTTTAAGTGATTTGGTTGATTATATTCAATCACATTTAGAGTCTGACAAATTTACAAAAAGAGAAATGAACAGTAAGTTTAATAACTCTTTTAACAATGCTCTTAAGCGTATTACAGGTACTTCTTTTAAGGCTAGTGATTATCGTGATATTTACGCTGAATTACTTTGGCTTAAAGAAAAAGATAAAAAAGGCAGTCAAATAGATAAAAGAGATTTTAAAGCTAAAGTATTAGGACATAAATACGATGGTAAACTATCTGCTACAGAACATTATGACAGTTGGGAAGCTATTTAAGGTGCAATAGGTGAACTATACAAAAAAGTAAGGACGCAATAATGCAGATAATAGAAACAATAAAAGGTTATGACATCACGGCTGGATATGATGAGCCTTTAGGTCATGTATTCTTAGTGATTGAAAAAAATGAAGATTTAATATATTCAAATCTTAACCTAGATAATCCTTTTGAGATAAAAGACTTTAGTTACTTTGTAGATGTAGCAAAGTATTATGATTTGGATATATCCCACATGAAAGAACAGATACATAATGCAAGAGATACCAATACTAATGATGATGAATAATTAAAGATACTTAAGGATATAAAATGATTGAAGAAGAAAAAGCACTAGAAAAGAGATATGAAACTATCACAGTCCTTGGAAGCATTGTAGTTTTCCTTATTACCCTTGTATTAATTCAAGATTACAAATATATAGTTGGTGATATAGATTGGACTACTTTTGAAATTATATCTTTTAATGTTGTTGTATTTTTGGTTAGTTTTTTTACATTACATTCTGCCTTGTTTTTGTATAGAAAAGAAAAAGATAAAATAACACATAATAATTTTTTACAATCAGAAAAGATACAACAACTTGAAGAAGAGATATACAATCTAAAGCATAAAGAACTTATACTTTATATGATAGCTGAAATGTTACACAATAAAGAGGATAGAGAGGGTACATACACCAATGATGAAGTAAGTACAATGCTCTCTAAGGCAAGAGTATTTACCCCTTATTATGGTGCAGAACATGCAGACATAAATCACATGGAACAGTTTATAAATTATCTATCTAATGATGCTTGGATAAAAATATTTAAAAAGCCTGCAAGTGAAACAGATTTTAAAGTAAAAGAATGGTTTGAAAAGGAGAATAAAAAATGATAGATACAATTTACTTTTTAGCAATGCTTATATTTTTTATTCTCCTCTTTAAATCTGCAAAGCATTTAATGGATAATAAAAAAGAAGTACCAGCACCCCAACCAATAAAACAAAACACTACTCATCATCACCTTAAAACCTCTCCAGCACCCAAACAAAAAAAACGAACGTACACCTCTTACGCTAACAAAGTTAAAAAGGGTAAAGAGTATGAGGAGATTATCGCAAAGCTTTTTAGTTGCAGGGGTTATACTCTTTTTGAGAACGGAAAAAACAAAGGTAAAAAAGACGGTGGGATTGACTTAGTGGCGAGTAAAGCCAATGAAACAATACTCATACAATGTAAAAATTGGAAGAGTACCTCTAAGTATAAAATACGCCATGATGAGATAAAAAAACTACGTGCAGAGGGTAGAGATTTTTTAGAAGAGCATAAGGAGTATGTAGCTGCTAACATGAAGCTGCTTTTTGTACTAGCTGAGGATTGCGTACACCCATCTGCAAAGCACCACTTAGAAGACATTAAGAACAAAGGTAAAAAGGTAGATATAGAGATAATACCTATCTTTAATGCAGAAAAAGAGATTAAAGAGTCACTAGATATTGTTATTGAGGATAGAAAAAAGTGTCCTAAATGTAATCAAGGTTATTTAGTACCACGTACCCTAAAGAATAAGAAGTATCAAGGTAAGTATAAACAAGAAAATTTCTTAGGGTGTAGTAGATTTCCTAAGTGTAAATATTCAGAAGATATAGTTTAAAAGCTTGACACATTTTTAACATTAAAATAAAATCACGCTTGAAATGTTCCTATGCCTTATCCTAAAGGCTTGATGTAGGTCAATCCCTCCCTTATATTGTAAATACCCTCCTTTTACAAGCAGTCGTAAGACTGCATAGCCATAGAGCATCACTTCGTGTATTGCTCCGAAAAAACTCCAAACTAAAATAAAGCCAATTAGCCAGCGATAGCGTTATAGCAAAACGCTTGTGAATTACTCGTAAAAGTTCCATGAGCCACAGAGTGGTCCTGGTACTTTTAGTCCATACGTGGACGGCGTGTTATTCATCTGCTTTTGTGAACTTCAAACGGAAACCATTAAGCGTGCCTCGTAAGAGGTGCTACAAGGCTTCGGGTTTGGCGAATTTGTGAAAATAGATTAGTGTAAAACTTAAAAATAATTTGGCTGACACTATTACAAACTTGGTGAAGATGGTATGAAGCGATTAGCGTAATACGGTCTTCTTTGTAATAGGGTCAGGTCAATTATTTTTAAGTTAATGAAGTAGGGCTTAAAATATTTAATAAACGGAGTGCTTAAATATTTTAAGTCGTGCTGAATGGTTAGGCTATTCTATTTGAACAAATGGGTAAGCTTAGTTGGATTACCCTTTAGGGCGTGTACCGTGTACCGTCACGTAGTGATTGAGAACGACCCTTTAGGGTAAGCCCAAAAAAAATAAACATAATAAAATATACATAAAAAATTAATATTTAATACATATTTTAAGCATAAGTTAATATAAATCATGTAACACTATAGAATACAAAACAATCTAAAAGGACACAACATGATTATAAACTTCTCACACCAAAAAGGCGGAACAGGAAAAAGCACAATAGCGTATCATCTAGCTAAAGCATTTGAAGACAAAGGTTTTAAAACCACTATCTATGACCTAGACATACAGGACACATGTATAGAGTATAACAATCTAAGAGATATTCCAAAATCAAACATCTTGAATATTACAGAAGATGAAAAACTCATAGAAGTAATAGACCAAGCAAAAGAAGATGAGATATACATCATAGATAGTGGTGGATTTGACAGTAGCTTAACAAGATTAGCGATAATGGGTGCAGATATAAACATCACACCAATAGCAGACAAAGTAAGCGAAATCCTCGCAATCACAAAGAAGTACAGTAAGATACTCAAAGAGATTGAGGAAGCAACACAAGAGCAAACAAGCACGTATGTACTTCTAAACAGAATACACCTATTCGCTAAGAATTTTGAACATCTTGAAGCAATCATAGAGCCGCATAAACAAATGAAGATACTCAATACAATCATTAGAGACAGAGCAATCTATGACAAAGCCTTACAAGAGGGTTTAACAGTACAGGAAGCAAATACCCTTAAGGGGCATGAAGACGCAAGATATGAGCTAAATAAACTAGCAGAAGAGCTACTAGCAATAAATAAAGAGGAGAAATAAAATGAGTGAAGTAAACAAAAGAAAAAAATCATTTGCAGATAAAGTAAACGCTGTTAAAGAGTCTGCACCTCTTACTGAAAAAAAGAAGTCCACACCCAGACAAAAGAAGAGTATCGGACAACCAAAAAAAGAAGCACGACTCAAACAAGATAAGACAATAGTTATATATGTAAATGAAGAGCAGTTAAAAAAGATTGAAGAAAGAAGTGTAGAGGCTGGGTATAAAGCAAAAGATAGGGCAAAATGGCTTAAATCTATTGCAATAGGTGACTCTGTATCAAAAGAAGAGTTAGACAGGCTAAAACTTCAACTAGAAGAGAAAGAAAATCAAATAAAGATGTTAAAAGATATACTTACAAGTCAAAAATAAAAAGGAAACAAAATGAAAACATTAAATAAACTATCAATATTGACTATAACAATTTTACTATCTCTAAACGGCTGTGGAGGTGGAAGCTCTACAACAGGTGATAATAAGGTAGAACAGCCAACGGTGGACGTAACCTATACCCTTAACGGGAAAGAACGTCCTACGTGCCACAATGCAGATTATACAGGAGAAATTAATCCATCACCAGACGATGTAGTAATGTGTATATGGAATTGTGGAAGATACCAAGGAAGCGATACAATAAATGTTACATTAGTATTTAACAAGCCAAATCAAACAGAAGAAGAGCCTTGGGAATTATGGGATGAAGACCTAAAAGAAGCAAGTCCTACACTATGTAAAGATATTTAAAAAGAGAGAATAGATGAAAAACAATCCATTTAAAAAAGGAACACTTGCACATTTTTTTTACAGGATAGACAAATTTATAAGTAATCCAAAAGTTGCACTAAGTAAAAAAATAGGAGAAGATGTTTTTAACATAATATCTCTAGTGTTATTACCTCTACAAATTATATTTATATTAATAAAATTTGTAGTAGAGATATTATGGGCAATTACAATAGGTTTAATAATTACATCCTTAATAAGCTAGTTTTTTTTACCTCCAGCCTTTCTCTCTGCTCTAGCTTTTTTACCTGTTTCTCTAAGTAGCTTATGAGCTTTACTCCCTGCATCACCAGCTTTTCTTGAAACACCACTAACCCCGTTTATAACTTTTCCTGTACTTTTCTTTGCCGTATTATAAGTACTTTTACCCACACTTTTACCTGCACTATATCCCTTGCCCGCAACCATGCCTGTTGTTGCGGTAGCAATAGCTGCACCTTTAGGTATTGACTCAATAGAAACAGAAGACAATTTAGATGCTAATTGAGTTGACATATACAAAAGAACAACACCCAATACAGAAAATCCAAAAATTACAAAAGCAGATAAAATAATATCTACATTGGTGGTATCATATATATAACCTGGTGTAACAGAAAGAGGATTAATTCCATCAAGTATGTTTTTATATTCTGTAAATATAACTTCTGTAAAAAGAGAAAGGAAAAAAATTGTAAATATATTGGAAATAATCATTTCTATCCATCTGTCAAAAATACCTCTAACCAAAGGAAAAAATAGAGATAAAAAAGCAAAAGGTGCAAGAACAAATATAATTTGTAATGTAATTGTATTGATAATTAATAAAATTGATGCGGTTAGCCCAACTGCCATATAGCTTAAAAATATAATACCTGTTCCCATAATAGCTAAAAGTTTAAGCCACTTAATAGAATCATGTTCAAAATAAATTTGATGGATTTTATCAATAGTCTTCAAGCCATCATCTAAATCTTTATAGATAGAATTGACACCACCTCCACTTATCCAATCTGTTAATCCTTGAATTGCTCCTATGGCATAATTATACCACTCACCAGCGTTGAATGCAAAGAGAGAAATAAACCCAAACATCATTAATTTGTAAACAACTTGGCGTACAGGGTTATCAACTTTACCCAAATGAAACATATAGGCAATATATAATATATATATAATAGCCCATGTTGCTACTATCGTTTGAAATCCTGCGACAAGCGTAACAGATTTTGAGGGATCTAGTAATGCAACGATTTTTTCGCCCATTTTTCCAAAACTTACAAACATTTAATATCCTTATTTAATAAATTCTTGGTCTATAAAAGAACTTGAATTTTTCCATTTTATTTTTTGTGTTGCCATTGCTGAATTAATACATTCTTGTTCTTGCTTAGGATCTTTCTCATTTAATTCATTACATATTTTATTCATAGCATATCTTTCTGCTTTATTTTCCATATAATATAAAACTGTTTTATACTTTTTTGGTTTTTCAACTATTTTAGATATTTCTACTTTTTTAGAAATATCTATTTTATTATTTTGTATTGATGATATTGTTTTTTTAGTTATATTTTTCTCTTCATTCTGTATTTTATTTTCACATCCAATAATAATAAAAAGTACTATTAATACTACAGAGGCATATACAAATTTATCTAGTCTTATTCCAAATATGGTACTTTCTTTATTTTTTCCATTTTCTTCTAGCATTTAATATCCTTATTTAATAAATTCTTGGTCTATAAAAGAGCCTGAATTTTCCCATTTTTCTTTTATCATCTGTTCAGTTTGTCTCATATCAACACGCTCTTTTGCTTTATTTTGAGACTCCATCATGTCAATTTGAGTCTTAAGTACTTGAAGTTGAGCTAATTCAATTTGAATAGCGTTTGCAATATCTGCTGACTCTTTTACGTTATTACTAGATGCTCTTTTTTGTGCAAGTGTTTTAATGTTATCACCAAACTTTTTTAAAGTTTTACTTATTTCTTGATAGGTAGCTATTTCTTGTACCTGTCTAATCATTCTATTTTTACAGATACGTTTCATATCATCATTCATATAGTCATAATTACAATCATTAAAAAGTTCATATTTGGTAAAAAGCTCTTTAGCATATTTACCTATTTGAGATTTTGGATTATCAATAATATCATCCGTTAAGTCCATCAAATCTAAAGAGTAATTTTTCAAAAAATTATGAAACTTTTTCATTTCTTGTGCAAATCCAATAACATCCCTAATTCCTGTTTGGGCGATAGTTTGTTTTATAAGTTGCTCTGTATGTTTAATTTGTTCTGCCGTCTGCAATAATTGTTCTGCATTTTGAACAATTTGCATTTCAACTGTTGCTTCATCAACACTTGTACCAAAGAGAGAAAAAGCATTTATTTGAGTAAAGAGCAATGTAACGGCTACTAAGATTTTAATTGTGTTTTTCATGCTTAATCCTTTGTTATATAATTTTTAGGTATTTCTACCACCTCACTAGAAGCAGGTAATAAGTTTTTACCACTTTTTATCTCCTTGCTAAATACGTTTATAGTATTGGCAATAAAAGGGGTTATCTGAAAATAATCAATAATTATTTTTCCTCTTCTTCTTGCACTTGTAGGTATAAGTGTAATTTTTGCCGTTACTTGGTTTTTCAAAAAATAATTTTTATATTTTTTGATCGTGTGTGCATTTCCACGTATATATATATGTGTGGCGTGGTGTGCAAGGTAAAAAGATGCTACTATCTCATCATTATCAAAGAAATAGCCATAACCATGTTTTTTAGTCTGCTTATAATGCCAATTTTTACTGGTAAAGAATTGGTCTTTTGGTACGTTCGTTTTGTTTTGAGAGAGTATATTAATACTTATATTCTCTTTTGGACTATCTTCTAGCTGTATTGGGTGTTTTACTTGCTGGGTACACCCTATAAACAGTAAAGCACTCATTGTTAATAACATTTTCATTTTTTATCCTTGTTCTTTTCTGGTTCTATGTCTTTATAATATATCTCTGTTATACGTCTTCCTTCGTCTGTATCTGCCATGTGTATAACTATATCAATAGTATATTTCAAAATATCCTGTATGACGTTATACGGTATTTTTTGACCGCTATCACTAAGCAATGTCATCATAGACAATCTGCTAAAAGTCTCTTCTACACTTCCTGCATGGCATGAAGTGATTGAGCCTCCATGACCCGAATTGATAACATTGATAAAATCAAATGTTTCTGCACCTCTAAGTTCTGCTAATACGATACGGTCTGGTTTCATTCTTAAACATGATTTTAAAAGTGTTGTAGCATTTAAGAAATCTGTACTTTTTGCTTCACTTGGGTAAAAAAGCTGAACATAGTTATCTTCTTCTTTGAATATTAACTCTTCAACGTCTTCAATGCTTATTACTCTTGAAAATTGAGGTATAAAGTCCATAATGGTTTTCATAAATGTTGTTTTACCACTTCCAGTAGAGCCAGCAACAATAATAGTTTTACCCTGCTTGACGGCTTCTATAATAAAATCTTTATACTTTTCTTCTCTATATAGAGCCTTTAAAGCCTCTTCTTTTTTCTTAACTTTTTTCCTATTCTCTCCAACTAAAAATAATCCTTGCTCTTCATACTCTGTCATGGATATTTTTTTCTTGCTTGGTTTTCTTATAGTAATAGAGATATAGTTCTGTTTGGTTGCTGGTGGCATAACCACCTGTACCCTCTCCCCATTTGCAAGCGTTGAGCTTAATATAGGTTTAGCTTGGGTTATCTCTGTATCTTTTGCAGAGGCAATAACTTTAGAAATTGCTTTAGCAGATTTAAAAGTTAAGTCCGTTTCATAGTTTTTCCATTTTCCATTATCGTGTAACGCCCATATATCACCTTTTCCGTTGTAGCATACTTCGGTTATGGTGTTATCTGCTAAAAGTTCTCCAAAGTACTTATTTATATAGACTTGTAAAGATACAGACTTATTCATGTTCTACCTTTCTAACTTGTAAACTTTTGAAAAGTCCACATCTTTATTTACATATATATTTATTAAATCGCCTTGATGTTTGTATAGTGTTGGTGGGATATTAATATATTGCTTTAACATAGTATCTGCCATATTTGAAGTTGCAGTAGTAGTATTATTAATAGTATAATTTCTATTATCTGAATTATTTATATTGTTTGCAACCGCACCAATAACATCATCAATTACACTTAATAAAATTGCTCCTCCTACTCTCATACCCCAATGATTATCTACATCGCCTACCATTCCAGCAGAGCCTAACTCATCAGACGCACCGCTACCTAAAGAGATAATAATATTATTTGGAGTACGTAAATCTTCCCAAATTGCGTATAGTCTATTCATACCGTTTTTAAGCCCTGTTTTTTTGTATGTTCCTACTGCTATTGATCCTTTTTCAATCAATAGTACATTTCCATTTGCAGAATATACATCTTCTGCAATAGTACAAGTAATTTGACCGCCCAACATAGAGATTAATCTCACATCCATAGAACATGGTATAAAAGTACCACGTACTAGGTATAAATTAGGATCGTAATGGTGAACGCCTGCAACGGTGCTAATACCACCTGTATATGGCTCAATTTCGGCTCTTTTTGACTTACTTTGGGGTAAAGGCAAGGTCGGCATTTTTATACTACCTGTACCACCCTTTTGTTTAATTGCTAATTCAGAGCTTGCACCCTTTATTATCTTTGGTATATATTTTTTTGGCTTTATCTGCTCCTGTACTATTTTTGGTAAAGGTGGCAAGGTAGGTAAA is a genomic window of Candidatus Desulfofervidus auxilii containing:
- a CDS encoding restriction endonuclease is translated as MIDTIYFLAMLIFFILLFKSAKHLMDNKKEVPAPQPIKQNTTHHHLKTSPAPKQKKRTYTSYANKVKKGKEYEEIIAKLFSCRGYTLFENGKNKGKKDGGIDLVASKANETILIQCKNWKSTSKYKIRHDEIKKLRAEGRDFLEEHKEYVAANMKLLFVLAEDCVHPSAKHHLEDIKNKGKKVDIEIIPIFNAEKEIKESLDIVIEDRKKCPKCNQGYLVPRTLKNKKYQGKYKQENFLGCSRFPKCKYSEDIV
- a CDS encoding division plane positioning ATPase MipZ, with product MIINFSHQKGGTGKSTIAYHLAKAFEDKGFKTTIYDLDIQDTCIEYNNLRDIPKSNILNITEDEKLIEVIDQAKEDEIYIIDSGGFDSSLTRLAIMGADINITPIADKVSEILAITKKYSKILKEIEEATQEQTSTYVLLNRIHLFAKNFEHLEAIIEPHKQMKILNTIIRDRAIYDKALQEGLTVQEANTLKGHEDARYELNKLAEELLAINKEEK
- a CDS encoding type IV secretion system protein, translating into MFVSFGKMGEKIVALLDPSKSVTLVAGFQTIVATWAIIYILYIAYMFHLGKVDNPVRQVVYKLMMFGFISLFAFNAGEWYNYAIGAIQGLTDWISGGGVNSIYKDLDDGLKTIDKIHQIYFEHDSIKWLKLLAIMGTGIIFLSYMAVGLTASILLIINTITLQIIFVLAPFAFLSLFFPLVRGIFDRWIEMIISNIFTIFFLSLFTEVIFTEYKNILDGINPLSVTPGYIYDTTNVDIILSAFVIFGFSVLGVVLLYMSTQLASKLSSVSIESIPKGAAIATATTGMVAGKGYSAGKSVGKSTYNTAKKSTGKVINGVSGVSRKAGDAGSKAHKLLRETGKKARAERKAGGKKN
- a CDS encoding type IV secretion system protein — its product is MKNTIKILVAVTLLFTQINAFSLFGTSVDEATVEMQIVQNAEQLLQTAEQIKHTEQLIKQTIAQTGIRDVIGFAQEMKKFHNFLKNYSLDLMDLTDDIIDNPKSQIGKYAKELFTKYELFNDCNYDYMNDDMKRICKNRMIRQVQEIATYQEISKTLKKFGDNIKTLAQKRASSNNVKESADIANAIQIELAQLQVLKTQIDMMESQNKAKERVDMRQTEQMIKEKWENSGSFIDQEFIK
- a CDS encoding cag pathogenicity island Cag12 family protein, with the protein product MKMLLTMSALLFIGCTQQVKHPIQLEDSPKENISINILSQNKTNVPKDQFFTSKNWHYKQTKKHGYGYFFDNDEIVASFYLAHHATHIYIRGNAHTIKKYKNYFLKNQVTAKITLIPTSARRRGKIIIDYFQITPFIANTINVFSKEIKSGKNLLPASSEVVEIPKNYITKD
- the virB11 gene encoding P-type DNA transfer ATPase VirB11; its protein translation is MNKSVSLQVYINKYFGELLADNTITEVCYNGKGDIWALHDNGKWKNYETDLTFKSAKAISKVIASAKDTEITQAKPILSSTLANGERVQVVMPPATKQNYISITIRKPSKKKISMTEYEEQGLFLVGENRKKVKKKEEALKALYREEKYKDFIIEAVKQGKTIIVAGSTGSGKTTFMKTIMDFIPQFSRVISIEDVEELIFKEEDNYVQLFYPSEAKSTDFLNATTLLKSCLRMKPDRIVLAELRGAETFDFINVINSGHGGSITSCHAGSVEETFSRLSMMTLLSDSGQKIPYNVIQDILKYTIDIVIHMADTDEGRRITEIYYKDIEPEKNKDKK
- the virB10 gene encoding type IV secretion system protein VirB10, translated to MNINNEEIENEDEELLEESQTRNSSKTVFMFLGVLSAIIAGTVFYFLLKNAKPPVEVKTIERNVVKEKKFTPTVKRVVEPKKALPTLPPLPKIVQEQIKPKKYIPKIIKGASSELAIKQKGGTGSIKMPTLPLPQSKSKRAEIEPYTGGISTVAGVHHYDPNLYLVRGTFIPCSMDVRLISMLGGQITCTIAEDVYSANGNVLLIEKGSIAVGTYKKTGLKNGMNRLYAIWEDLRTPNNIIISLGSGASDELGSAGMVGDVDNHWGMRVGGAILLSVIDDVIGAVANNINNSDNRNYTINNTTTATSNMADTMLKQYINIPPTLYKHQGDLINIYVNKDVDFSKVYKLER